Proteins encoded by one window of Glycine soja cultivar W05 chromosome 15, ASM419377v2, whole genome shotgun sequence:
- the LOC114387840 gene encoding protein MLN51 homolog isoform X3, whose protein sequence is MATATEGVEYESDPEEATRSLAMRRRREASDDEETDADADRRDATSDRRITHSVDSDGEGGVADYDDEEDLEEEEEAVEEEEEEVEEEDLEEEERSEHEYEGGANGTVVKDSDDADVKALLEESGNGDEEEKKENEPFAVPTAGAFYMHDDRFRDNAGARHRRMRGGRRLWESKDDRKWGHDKFEEITLQERHYKEGRRPSKGNFRGRGGKTRGVDRSGGYVRGNRKGYDNRGNQTQAPKSIVRGRGPRRYEPTSKNNDSASQVQNKQSGKQPEKTSHASSGKTFAPVSNSEPDPVPAKKQVFASSLNYASPPFYPSSSSNKDLSVAPKGDVQTCGTGRNVRSGVVNDGFLVQQNSALLRGKNVVDHVSMEKLYIDGPGAPSAGKAFNNMHIPPPGSSGVNASQSAHPRGHGRGGAVPVQMNYQPVTSHNQVGNRPGSGSQASSPPKTSNTISSLDSGEIDAASDTSKLKGALVGKGRGAPQGSSGRGSFVYGGAMGTAGNISGSHGDQNFPTFLPVMQFGGQHPGGIGVPAVGMAFPGYVAQPQLGLGNSEMTWLPVLTGAAGALGATYCPPYLTVDGYHARQSGQTSATSTSSKENNVNKANNEWKPPQKSEPVNDEFGQRQNKPRRQVDLRKHFHILRDEFWAMKCYRMQLV, encoded by the exons ATGGCTACGGCAACTGAAGGGGTTGAGTACGAGAGTGATCCCGAAGAGGCCACGAGATCGCTCGCAATGCGGAGAAGGCGCGAGGCCAGTGATGATGAAGAAACTGACGCCGACGCTGACAGAAGAGACGCCACTTCCGATCGCCGGATAACTCATTCTGTTGACTCCGACGGCGAGGGCGGCGTGGCAGATTATGATGACGAAGAAGacttggaagaagaagaggaagcggtggaggaggaggaagaagaggtagaagaagaagatttagaagaagaagagaggagTGAACATGAATATGAAGGAGGTGCTAATGGCACAGTGGTGAAAGATTCTGATGATGCTGATGTGAAAGCCCTTTTGGAGGAATCAGGGAATGGAgatgaagaagagaagaaggagaatgaaCCATTTGCGGTGCCCACTGCTGGAGCATTCTATATGCACGATGATAGGTTCAGGGACAATGCCGGTGCACGTCACAG GCGAATGCGTGGTGGAAGGAGACTGTGGGAGTCCAAGGATGATAGGAAGTGGGGACATGATAAGTTTGAGGAAATTACTTTGCAGGAAAGGCACTATAAAGAG GGAAGGAGACCTTCTAAGGGTAATTTTCGAGGCCGTGGTGGTAAAACTCGAGGTGTTGATCGCAGTGGAGGATATGTTAGAGGTAACCGGAAAGGGTATGATAACAGAGGCAATCAAACTCAAGCACCAAAGAGTATTGTACGAGGGAGAGGACCCCGGAGGTACGAGCCTACTAGTAAGAACAATGATTCAGCATCCCAGGTGCAAAATAAACA ATCTGGGAAGCAGCCAGAGAAAACATCACATGCTAGTTCGGGAAAAACTTTTGCTCCTGTCTCTAATTCAGAGCCTGATCCTGTGCCTGCTAAGAAACAAGTGTTTGCATCAAGTTTGAATTATGCATCTCCCCCCTTTTACCCTTCGAGTTCTTCCAACAAAGATTTAAGTGTGGCACCAAAAGGGGATGTTCAAACGTGTGGTACAGGCAGGAATGTTCGCTCTGGTGTTGTGAATGATGGTTTTTTGGTTCAACAGAACAGTGCACTTCTTCGGGGAAAGAATGTCGTTGATCATGTTAGCATGGAGAAGCTGTATATTGATGGGCCTGGCGCACCATCTGCTGGAAAGGCTTTTAACAATATGCATATTCCACCACCTGGATCTTCTGGAGTTAATGCTTCTCAATCTGCTCATCCAAGAGGTCACGGGAGGGGTGGAGCAGTGCCAGTACAGATGAATTATCAGCCTGTTACCTCCCATAATCAA GTTGGTAATCGACCTGGTAGTGGGTCTCAAGCTTCATCTCCCCCCAAAACATCCAACACGATTAGTTCATTGGATTCTGGAGAAATTGATGCAGCTTCAGATACCAGTAAATTGAAGGGTGCATTGGTTGGGAAGGGAAGGGGAGCTCCCCAGGGTAGTAGTGGAAGGGGCTCTTTTGTTTATGGTGGAGCTATGGGGACTGCTGGAAATATCAGTGGTAGTCATGGAGATCAGAACTTCCCAACCTTCTTGCCAG TTATGCAATTTGGTGGGCAGCATCCCGGTGGCATAGGAGTTCCTGCTGTTGGCATGGCGTTCCCTGGATATGTTGCTCAGCCTCAACTTGGTTTGGGAAACTCTGAAATGACCTG GCTACCAGTTTTGACCGGGGCAGCAGGTGCTTTAGGGGCTACGTATTGTCCACCCTATCTCACTGTTGATGGTTATCATGCCCGACAATCAGGACAAACATCTGCAACATCTACTTCAAG CAAGGAAAATAATGTGAATAAAGCTAATAATGAATGGAAGCCACCACAGAAATCAG AGCCTGTAAATGATGAGTTTGGACAGCGGCAAAATAAGCCCCGCAGGCAAGTTGATTTGCGGAAACATTTTCAT ATACTCAGAGATGAATTTTGGGCAATGAAGTGTTATAGAATGCAacttgtttga
- the LOC114387840 gene encoding protein MLN51 homolog isoform X1 has protein sequence MATATEGVEYESDPEEATRSLAMRRRREASDDEETDADADRRDATSDRRITHSVDSDGEGGVADYDDEEDLEEEEEAVEEEEEEVEEEDLEEEERSEHEYEGGANGTVVKDSDDADVKALLEESGNGDEEEKKENEPFAVPTAGAFYMHDDRFRDNAGARHRRMRGGRRLWESKDDRKWGHDKFEEITLQERHYKEGRRPSKGNFRGRGGKTRGVDRSGGYVRGNRKGYDNRGNQTQAPKSIVRGRGPRRYEPTSKNNDSASQVQNKQSGKQPEKTSHASSGKTFAPVSNSEPDPVPAKKQVFASSLNYASPPFYPSSSSNKDLSVAPKGDVQTCGTGRNVRSGVVNDGFLVQQNSALLRGKNVVDHVSMEKLYIDGPGAPSAGKAFNNMHIPPPGSSGVNASQSAHPRGHGRGGAVPVQMNYQPVTSHNQVSKIDPTQLQAIQRTAPGQTSPSLQTPAPQVGNRPGSGSQASSPPKTSNTISSLDSGEIDAASDTSKLKGALVGKGRGAPQGSSGRGSFVYGGAMGTAGNISGSHGDQNFPTFLPVMQFGGQHPGGIGVPAVGMAFPGYVAQPQLGLGNSEMTWLPVLTGAAGALGATYCPPYLTVDGYHARQSGQTSATSTSSKENNVNKANNEWKPPQKSEPVNDEFGQRQNKPRRQVDLRKHFHILRDEFWAMKCYRMQLV, from the exons ATGGCTACGGCAACTGAAGGGGTTGAGTACGAGAGTGATCCCGAAGAGGCCACGAGATCGCTCGCAATGCGGAGAAGGCGCGAGGCCAGTGATGATGAAGAAACTGACGCCGACGCTGACAGAAGAGACGCCACTTCCGATCGCCGGATAACTCATTCTGTTGACTCCGACGGCGAGGGCGGCGTGGCAGATTATGATGACGAAGAAGacttggaagaagaagaggaagcggtggaggaggaggaagaagaggtagaagaagaagatttagaagaagaagagaggagTGAACATGAATATGAAGGAGGTGCTAATGGCACAGTGGTGAAAGATTCTGATGATGCTGATGTGAAAGCCCTTTTGGAGGAATCAGGGAATGGAgatgaagaagagaagaaggagaatgaaCCATTTGCGGTGCCCACTGCTGGAGCATTCTATATGCACGATGATAGGTTCAGGGACAATGCCGGTGCACGTCACAG GCGAATGCGTGGTGGAAGGAGACTGTGGGAGTCCAAGGATGATAGGAAGTGGGGACATGATAAGTTTGAGGAAATTACTTTGCAGGAAAGGCACTATAAAGAG GGAAGGAGACCTTCTAAGGGTAATTTTCGAGGCCGTGGTGGTAAAACTCGAGGTGTTGATCGCAGTGGAGGATATGTTAGAGGTAACCGGAAAGGGTATGATAACAGAGGCAATCAAACTCAAGCACCAAAGAGTATTGTACGAGGGAGAGGACCCCGGAGGTACGAGCCTACTAGTAAGAACAATGATTCAGCATCCCAGGTGCAAAATAAACA ATCTGGGAAGCAGCCAGAGAAAACATCACATGCTAGTTCGGGAAAAACTTTTGCTCCTGTCTCTAATTCAGAGCCTGATCCTGTGCCTGCTAAGAAACAAGTGTTTGCATCAAGTTTGAATTATGCATCTCCCCCCTTTTACCCTTCGAGTTCTTCCAACAAAGATTTAAGTGTGGCACCAAAAGGGGATGTTCAAACGTGTGGTACAGGCAGGAATGTTCGCTCTGGTGTTGTGAATGATGGTTTTTTGGTTCAACAGAACAGTGCACTTCTTCGGGGAAAGAATGTCGTTGATCATGTTAGCATGGAGAAGCTGTATATTGATGGGCCTGGCGCACCATCTGCTGGAAAGGCTTTTAACAATATGCATATTCCACCACCTGGATCTTCTGGAGTTAATGCTTCTCAATCTGCTCATCCAAGAGGTCACGGGAGGGGTGGAGCAGTGCCAGTACAGATGAATTATCAGCCTGTTACCTCCCATAATCAAGTAAGTAAAATTGATCCAACACAACTCCAGGCTATTCAGAGAACTGCTCCAGGGCAAACTTCACCTTCTTTGCAAACCCCTGCTCCACAGGTTGGTAATCGACCTGGTAGTGGGTCTCAAGCTTCATCTCCCCCCAAAACATCCAACACGATTAGTTCATTGGATTCTGGAGAAATTGATGCAGCTTCAGATACCAGTAAATTGAAGGGTGCATTGGTTGGGAAGGGAAGGGGAGCTCCCCAGGGTAGTAGTGGAAGGGGCTCTTTTGTTTATGGTGGAGCTATGGGGACTGCTGGAAATATCAGTGGTAGTCATGGAGATCAGAACTTCCCAACCTTCTTGCCAG TTATGCAATTTGGTGGGCAGCATCCCGGTGGCATAGGAGTTCCTGCTGTTGGCATGGCGTTCCCTGGATATGTTGCTCAGCCTCAACTTGGTTTGGGAAACTCTGAAATGACCTG GCTACCAGTTTTGACCGGGGCAGCAGGTGCTTTAGGGGCTACGTATTGTCCACCCTATCTCACTGTTGATGGTTATCATGCCCGACAATCAGGACAAACATCTGCAACATCTACTTCAAG CAAGGAAAATAATGTGAATAAAGCTAATAATGAATGGAAGCCACCACAGAAATCAG AGCCTGTAAATGATGAGTTTGGACAGCGGCAAAATAAGCCCCGCAGGCAAGTTGATTTGCGGAAACATTTTCAT ATACTCAGAGATGAATTTTGGGCAATGAAGTGTTATAGAATGCAacttgtttga
- the LOC114387840 gene encoding protein MLN51 homolog isoform X2 encodes MATATEGVEYESDPEEATRSLAMRRRREASDDEETDADADRRDATSDRRITHSVDSDGEGGVADYDDEEDLEEEEEAVEEEEEEVEEEDLEEEERSEHEYEGGANGTVVKDSDDADVKALLEESGNGDEEEKKENEPFAVPTAGAFYMHDDRFRDNAGARHRRMRGGRRLWESKDDRKWGHDKFEEITLQERHYKEGRRPSKGNFRGRGGKTRGVDRSGGYVRGNRKGYDNRGNQTQAPKSIVRGRGPRRYEPTSKNNDSASQVQNKQSGKQPEKTSHASSGKTFAPVSNSEPDPVPAKKQVFASSLNYASPPFYPSSSSNKDLSVAPKGDVQTCGTGRNVRSGVVNDGFLVQQNSALLRGKNVVDHVSMEKLYIDGPGAPSAGKAFNNMHIPPPGSSGVNASQSAHPRGHGRGGAVPVQMNYQPVTSHNQVSKIDPTQLQAIQRTAPGQTSPSLQTPAPQVGNRPGSGSQASSPPKTSNTISSLDSGEIDAASDTSKLKGALVGKGRGAPQGSSGRGSFVYGGAMGTAGNISGSHGDQNFPTFLPVMQFGGQHPGGIGVPAVGMAFPGYVAQPQLGLGNSEMTWLPVLTGAAGALGATYCPPYLTVDGYHARQSGQTSATSTSSKENNVNKANNEWKPPQKSEPVNDEFGQRQNKPRRYSEMNFGQ; translated from the exons ATGGCTACGGCAACTGAAGGGGTTGAGTACGAGAGTGATCCCGAAGAGGCCACGAGATCGCTCGCAATGCGGAGAAGGCGCGAGGCCAGTGATGATGAAGAAACTGACGCCGACGCTGACAGAAGAGACGCCACTTCCGATCGCCGGATAACTCATTCTGTTGACTCCGACGGCGAGGGCGGCGTGGCAGATTATGATGACGAAGAAGacttggaagaagaagaggaagcggtggaggaggaggaagaagaggtagaagaagaagatttagaagaagaagagaggagTGAACATGAATATGAAGGAGGTGCTAATGGCACAGTGGTGAAAGATTCTGATGATGCTGATGTGAAAGCCCTTTTGGAGGAATCAGGGAATGGAgatgaagaagagaagaaggagaatgaaCCATTTGCGGTGCCCACTGCTGGAGCATTCTATATGCACGATGATAGGTTCAGGGACAATGCCGGTGCACGTCACAG GCGAATGCGTGGTGGAAGGAGACTGTGGGAGTCCAAGGATGATAGGAAGTGGGGACATGATAAGTTTGAGGAAATTACTTTGCAGGAAAGGCACTATAAAGAG GGAAGGAGACCTTCTAAGGGTAATTTTCGAGGCCGTGGTGGTAAAACTCGAGGTGTTGATCGCAGTGGAGGATATGTTAGAGGTAACCGGAAAGGGTATGATAACAGAGGCAATCAAACTCAAGCACCAAAGAGTATTGTACGAGGGAGAGGACCCCGGAGGTACGAGCCTACTAGTAAGAACAATGATTCAGCATCCCAGGTGCAAAATAAACA ATCTGGGAAGCAGCCAGAGAAAACATCACATGCTAGTTCGGGAAAAACTTTTGCTCCTGTCTCTAATTCAGAGCCTGATCCTGTGCCTGCTAAGAAACAAGTGTTTGCATCAAGTTTGAATTATGCATCTCCCCCCTTTTACCCTTCGAGTTCTTCCAACAAAGATTTAAGTGTGGCACCAAAAGGGGATGTTCAAACGTGTGGTACAGGCAGGAATGTTCGCTCTGGTGTTGTGAATGATGGTTTTTTGGTTCAACAGAACAGTGCACTTCTTCGGGGAAAGAATGTCGTTGATCATGTTAGCATGGAGAAGCTGTATATTGATGGGCCTGGCGCACCATCTGCTGGAAAGGCTTTTAACAATATGCATATTCCACCACCTGGATCTTCTGGAGTTAATGCTTCTCAATCTGCTCATCCAAGAGGTCACGGGAGGGGTGGAGCAGTGCCAGTACAGATGAATTATCAGCCTGTTACCTCCCATAATCAAGTAAGTAAAATTGATCCAACACAACTCCAGGCTATTCAGAGAACTGCTCCAGGGCAAACTTCACCTTCTTTGCAAACCCCTGCTCCACAGGTTGGTAATCGACCTGGTAGTGGGTCTCAAGCTTCATCTCCCCCCAAAACATCCAACACGATTAGTTCATTGGATTCTGGAGAAATTGATGCAGCTTCAGATACCAGTAAATTGAAGGGTGCATTGGTTGGGAAGGGAAGGGGAGCTCCCCAGGGTAGTAGTGGAAGGGGCTCTTTTGTTTATGGTGGAGCTATGGGGACTGCTGGAAATATCAGTGGTAGTCATGGAGATCAGAACTTCCCAACCTTCTTGCCAG TTATGCAATTTGGTGGGCAGCATCCCGGTGGCATAGGAGTTCCTGCTGTTGGCATGGCGTTCCCTGGATATGTTGCTCAGCCTCAACTTGGTTTGGGAAACTCTGAAATGACCTG GCTACCAGTTTTGACCGGGGCAGCAGGTGCTTTAGGGGCTACGTATTGTCCACCCTATCTCACTGTTGATGGTTATCATGCCCGACAATCAGGACAAACATCTGCAACATCTACTTCAAG CAAGGAAAATAATGTGAATAAAGCTAATAATGAATGGAAGCCACCACAGAAATCAG AGCCTGTAAATGATGAGTTTGGACAGCGGCAAAATAAGCCCCGCAG ATACTCAGAGATGAATTTTGGGCAATGA
- the LOC114387868 gene encoding nuclear pore complex protein NUP50A-like: protein MGDAENALPPSKKRAAGRELTRDTPIDDEEDAPELETGTFKRASQEVMGTRRIVKVRRQPTNSAPSANPFAGIRLVAPTESSANPAETTTEVKSAGENTVADESKSNDTAKDSEKAGDGEAKQPESKTNEAEDKLTESKDAAEESNADKEHTAEKESTDDESKVDKEQNKDVTESGNEDKKDATHNESASKLDKEKTGDGKDSENDDKNENTNNVDKKDSKAESAEPSAEGGHLKSFQLLSSSQNAFTGLAGTGFSNSSFSFGSISNEGSGSIFGLKSDKPFGLGLSNNGSSLLGASGASAVSKNEGSGLAMQEVVVETGEENEEVVFNADSVLFEFADGSWKERGKGELKVNVSSETKKARLLMRSKGNFRLILNARLYPDMKLTNMDKKGVTFACINSASEGKGGLSTFALKFKDGSIVEEFKATVMEHKGETSTVLKTPENSPKASDD, encoded by the coding sequence ATGGGGGATGCTGAGAATGCCCTTCCACCTTCAAAGAAAAGGGCTGCTGGAAGGGAGCTCACTCGAGATACTCCCATTGATGATGAGGAAGATGCCCCTGAGCTTGAGACTGGCACTTTCAAGAGGGCCAGCCAAGAGGTTATGGGCACCAGAAGGATAGTCAAAGTTCGTCGCCAACCAACTAATTCTGCTCCTTCTGCAAATCCTTTTGCTGGAATACGCCTGGTTGCTCCCACTGAATCCAGTGCTAATCCTGCTGAGACTACTACTGAGGTAAAATCAGCTGGGGAAAACACCGTTGCAGATGAATCAAAAAGTAATGATACAGCTAAGGATTCTGAGAAAGCAGGAGATGGGGAAGCTAAGCAGCCTGAGAGCAAAACTAATGAGGCAGAGGATAAACTTACTGAAAGTAAGGATGCTgctgaagaaagcaatgcaGACAAGGAGCATACTGCAGAAAAGGAAAGTACTGATGATGAATCGAAGGTAGATAAGGAACAAAATAAGGATGTCACTGAAAGTGGAAATGAGGATAAGAAGGATGCTACACACAACGAAAGTGCCAGCAAGTTAGATAAAGAGAAAACTGGGGATGGCAAGGATTCTGAAAACGATGATAAGAACGAGAACACTAACAATGTGGATAAGAAGGACAGCAAAGCTGAAAGTGCAGAGCCAAGTGCTGAAGGTGGCCATTTGAAGTCATTTCAACTGCTCTCAAGTAGCCAAAATGCCTTTACCGGTCTTGCTGGTACTGGATTTTCTAATTCCTCATTTTCCTTCGGTTCCATTTCAAATGAAGGGTCTGGTTCTATTTTTGGACTGAAAAGTGATAAGCCCTTTGGTCTTGGTTTATCTAACAATGGAAGTTCTCTTTTGGGGGCATCTGGGGCCTCTGCTGTTTCTAAGAATGAGGGAAGTGGTTTGGCAATGCAGGAGGTTGTTGTTGAAACCGGGGAAGAAAATGAGGAAGTGGTTTTTAATGCAGACTCAGTGTTGTTTGAGTTTGCTGATGGAAGTTGGAAGGAACGTGGAAAGGGAGAACTGAAGGTTAATGTTTCCAGTGAAACCAAAAAAGCCAGACTTCTAATGAGGTCTAAGGGAAATTTTAGATTGATTTTGAATGCACGTCTCTACCCTGATATGAAGCTCACAAATATGGACAAGAAGGGTGTTACTTTTGCCTGCATCAATAGTGCCAGCGAAGGGAAAGGTGGTCTTTCAACATTTGCCTTGAAGTTCAAGGACGGCTCCATAGTGGAGGAGTTTAAAGCCACTGTCATGGAACACAAAGGTGAGACATCCACAGTTCTCAAGACCCCTGAAAATTCTCCAAAGGCTTCTGATGATTGA
- the LOC114386499 gene encoding coatomer subunit beta'-2-like, protein MPLRLEIKRKLAQRSERVKCVDLHPTEPWILASLYSGTVCIWNYQSQTMAKSFEVTELPVRSAKFIARKQWVVAGADDMFIRVYNYNTMDKVKVFEAHTDYIRCVAVHPTLPYVLSSSDDMLIKLWDWEKGWICTQIFEGHSHYVMQVTFNPKDTNTFASASLDRTIKIWNLGSPDPNFTLDAHQKGVNCVDYFTGGDKPYLITGSDDHTAKVWDYQTKSCVQTLEGHTHNVSAVCFHPELPIIITGSEDGTVRIWHSTTYRLENTLNYGLERVWAIGYLKSSRRVVIGYDEGTIMVKLGREVPVASMDNSGKIIWSKHNEIQTVNIKSVGADVEVADGERLPLAVKELGTCDLYPQNLKHNPNGRFVVVCGDGEYIIYTALAWRNRSFGSALEFVWSSEGEYAVRESTSKIKIFSKNFQEKRSVRPTFSAERIFGGTLLAMCSNDFICFYDWAECRLIYRIDVNVKNLYWADSGDLVTIASDTSFYILKYNRDVVVSHLDSGRPVDDEGVEDAFELLHEMNERVRTGIWVGDCFIYNNTSWRLNYCVGGEVTTMFHLDRPMYLLGYLANQSRVYLIDKEFNVMGYTLLLSLIEYKTLVMRGDLERANDILPSIPKEHHNSVAHFLESRGMIEDALEVATDPEYRFDLSIQLGKLDVAKSIAIELQSEPKWKQLGELTMSTGKLEMAEECLKYAMDLSGLLLLYSSLGDAEGISKLAILAKEQGKNNVAFLCLFMLGKLEDCLQLLVESNRIPEAALMARSYLPSKVSEIVAIWRKDLNKVNPKAAESLADPEEYPNLFEDWQVALAVESKAVETRNVYPPAEQYVNHADKSQITLVEAFRNMQIEEGEEHLENGDSTHELTEQSGEEHYTEDQEEQNGEEGSQEEAVVVDADSTDGAVLVNGNEADEEWVLAPHH, encoded by the exons ATG CCTCTCAGACTCGAAATCAAG cgcAAGCTTGCGCAAAGATCAGAGAGAGTGAAATGTGTGGATCTACATCCAACAGAGCCATG GATTCTGGCTAGTTTATACTCTGGAACTGTCTGTATCTGGAACTACCAGTCTCAG ACCATGGCAAAATCTTTTGAGGTTACCGAGTTACCAG TTAGATCGGCCAAGTTTATTGCACGCAAACAGTGGGTTGTTGCTGGAGCAGATGATATGTTTATCCGTGTATATAATTACAACACAATGGATAAAGTCAAAGTATTTGAAGCACATACTGATTACATTAGGTGTGTGGCAGTTCATCCTACCCTTCCTTATGTGCTTTCATCATCTGATGATATGCTCATAAAGCTTTGGGATTGGGAAAAAGGCTGGATCTGTACCCAGATATTTGAAGGTCATTCTCATTATGTCATGCAAGTAACATTTAATCCCAAAGACACAAACACCTTTGCAAGTGCATCTCTTGATCGGACAATAAAG ATTTGGAATCTTGGCTCTCCTGACCCTAATTTTACTTTGGATGCTCATCAGAAAGGAGTGAATTGTGTTGATTATTTTACAGGTGGTGACAAACCATATCTAATCACTGGTTCTGATGATCACACTGCTAAg GTATGGGATTATCAGACCAAAAGTTGTGTCCAGACCCTAGAAGGTCACACACACAATGTATCTGCTGTATGCTTTCATCCTGAACTTCCTATAATCATTACTGGTTCTGAGGATGGCACAGTACGCATATGGCACTCCACAACTTATAG GCTTGAGAACACATTAAACTATGGTCTTGAAAGAGTCTGGGCTATTGGATACTTGAAGAGTTCTCGTCG GGTTGTGATTGGCTATGATGAAGGAACAATTATGGTCAAACTTGGTCGAGAAGTACCTGTGGCTAGCATGGACAACAGTGGGAAAATTATTTGGTCTAAGCATAATGAAATTCAGACTGTCAATATAAAAAGTGTAGGAGCAGATGTAGAG GTTGCTGACGGAGAAAGGTTACCTTTAGCTGTTAAGGAGTTGGGCACCTGTGATCTCTACCCCCAA AATTTAAAGCACAATCCAAATGGGAGGTTTGTTGTTGTATGTGGAGATGGTGAGTACATTATATACACTGCATTGGCATGGAGAAATAGGTCATTTGGTTCAGCACTGGAATTTGTTTGGTCTTCTGAGGGAGAATATGCTGTCAGAGAAAGTAcatcaaagattaaaattttcagCAAAAATTTCCAG GAAAAGAGGAGTGTCCGACCAACATTTTCAGCTGAAAGAATATTCGGTGGCACTTTACTGGCGATGTGCTCCAACGATTTCATCTGCTTTTATGACTGGGCTGAATGCAGGTTGATCTATCGCATTGATGTCAATGTGAAA AACCTCTACTGGGCTGACAGTGGTGATCTAGTAACAATTGCTAGTGATACATCATTCTACATTCTGAAGTACAAT CGTGATGTTGTTGTATCACATTTAGATAGTGGAAGACCTGTAGATGATGAAGGTGTTGAAGATGCTTTTGAGCTCTTACATGAAATGAATGAACGTGTCAGGACAGGCATCTGGGTTGGGGATTGCTTTATCTACAACAATACCTCTTGGAGACTTAATTACTGTGTTGGTGGTGAG GTAACTACGATGTTTCATTTGGACCGCCCTATGTACTTGTTGGGATATCTTGCAAACCAAAGTCGTGTTTATTTGATTGACAAAGAGTTTAA TGTTATGGGATACACACTGCTTTTAAGCTTGATTGAGTACAAGACACTTGTGATGCGTGGTGATTTGGAAAGGGCCAATGATATTCTGCCATCAATCCCCAAAGAGCATCATAACAG TGTGGCTCATTTCCTTGAATCACGAGGGATGATAGAAGATGCTCTTGAAGTAGCTACTGACCCTGAGTACAGATTTGATCTATCAATACAGCTTGGAAAACTAGATGTTGCAAAG AGTATTGCAATAGAATTACAGAGCGAGCCTAAATGGAAGCAGTTGGGAGAATTAACTATGTCTACTGGAAAG TTAGAAATGGCTGAGGAATGTTTGAAGTATGCAATGGATTTGAGTGGCTTGTTACTGCTATATTCTTCTTTAGGAGATGCTGAAGGAATATCAAAACTTGCAATCCTTGCTAAGGAGCAAGGGAAAAACAATGTTGCATTCCTTTGCTTATTTATGTTGGGTAAATTAGAAGACTGCCTTCAACTGTTGGTAGAAAG CAATCGAATTCCGGAGGCAGCTTTAATGGCTCGATCTTATCTCCCAAGTAAGGTCTCAGAGATAGTGGCAATTTGGAGAAAAGACCTCAATAAG GTTAATCCAAAAGCTGCTGAATCATTGGCTGATCCTGAAGAATATCCAAATTTGTTTGAAGATTGGCAGGTTGCACTAGCTGTCGAATCTAAAGCTGTGGAAACAAG GAATGTGTACCCTCCTGCGGAGCAGTACGTCAACCATGCTGACAAATCACAAATTACCCTTGTTGAAGCCTTTAGAAACATGCAGATTGAGGAAGGAGAGGAGCATCTGGAGAATGGGGACTCTACTCATGAG TTGACAGAACAAAGTGGAGAAGAGCACTACACAGAGGATCAGGAGGAACAGAATGGAGAGGAAGGAAGCCAAGAGGAGGCAGTTGTAGTGGATGCAGATTCTACAGATGGTGCAGTACTCGTTAATGGTAACGAGGCTGACGAAGAGTGGG TGCTTGCACCACATCACTAG